The following DNA comes from Streptomyces sp. NBC_00273.
GCGGTCGCACAGGGCCGTACCCCCACGGTGGGGCCATGTGCCGCTCCGGACGGTGTTCAGGTCACCGCCCGTCAGCCGCGTGCCGCCGGTCCGTCGTCCGGCTCCGTCGCCACACCAGTCTGCGCCGGGCCGACGGCCCTGGGAGCATTCCTTGACGGGTTCCTTCCGCACGGAAGTCGATCTTTGACGCGGTCCTGATGGACGGGCATCAGGAGGCCGTCAAGGAGCCGGCCGGCGCTTGCCCCCGTGTCCCCGATGCGATGGGATTGCACCATGAACAGCGGCCCGCGCCACGACGATCGGCCACCGCATCAGGTGCAGCCGACGGCGCCCGCCGTCCGCCCGGCCTTCTGACCTCGGCCGCGCGTCCTCCGCGTACCTGCCGCCCGTCCCCGGACGGCGCTGATCAAGGCTTCGTACGCATCCTCACCTTCGCCGCATGACCTGAGCCCACGCCCCGCCCCGCGCTGGGGCGCCGGGCACGTCGGCCATGCCTTCTTCCGGGAGTTCGACATGTCTGCATCCCTGTCCGGACGTACCGTCCTCGTCACCGGCGCCACCTCCGGCATCGGCTACGAGACCGCCCGCCAGCTCGCCGAGCGGGGCGCCACCGTCCTCCTCCACGGCCGCACGCCCGAGGAGGCCCGGGCCGCCGCCGACCGGCTCGTTGCCACCGCCGGTGCGGACGGCGCCCGTCTGCGGCCGCTCGCCGCCGACTTCGTGCGCCTGGAGGAGGTGGAGGACCTCGCCCACGCCGTCGTACGGGAGCACCCGCGCCTGGACACACTGGTCAACAACGCGGCCATCGCGGCCCCGGAGCGCCACACGCTCACCGCCGACGGCAACGAGATCTCGTTCCAGGTCAACTTCCTGGCCCACTACCTCCTCACCAACCTCTTGGAGCCCGCCCTGACCAGCGACCCGGGCGGGCGCGTCGTCAACGTCTCCTCCGCGCTCCACCGCTCCGGCGCCATCCAGTGGAACGACCCGCAGCGCGTGCGGCGCTACTCCCGCCTCGCCGCCTACGCCCAGTCCCAGCTCGCGCTGACCGTCTTCGCCGCCGACCCGCGCGTCACCGCCGTCTCCGTCGACCCCGGTGTGTGCGAGACCGGTCTCCTGCCGGTGTACGGCCACGAGGGCGCCCCCGCTGCCGAGGGCGCCCAGCACGTCGTGAGGCTCTGCGACCCGGCCACGGAGATCGTCAACGGCGCCTACTACGACCGCTCCGACCGCGTCGCCCCGGCCGCCGCCGCTACCGAGGACCGCACCGTCAAGCGCCTCACCAAGCTCGCCGACCTGCTCGTCGGCCACACCGCCTGAAGGCCCTGTGGCGTGAGCACGCCCTGCTCCGATACCGGCAGCACCCGTCCGGGTCGTGCCGGTATCAGAGCTGCGTCAAGGACCGTCCGACCGTCTTGAGCCCCGTCCCGCAAGGCAGTTGGATGACGGGGGTGAACAGCGGCCCGCGCCACGACGACCGGCCACCGCATACGGTGCGCCCGGCCCCGCGCGCTGCTCACCCGCCGGTGCGCTGAGGCAGCGTTCCCGATCCGCGGCCGCCCGCCCCCGCCCGTAAGCGGGCGGCCGCTTCCACCCGGTGCCGGCCCCGCCCCGCCACGCCGGGGCCGGCACCGGGCCTCACCTGCGGACCCGTCCGGGAGCACGCCGCTCCCCTGTGCAACGGCCCACGCACCACTGGGGAGAGTTGATGATCGACATCGCACCGCAGCAACTGCCCGTTCTGATCCGCTGGTTCCCCAGCGGCTCGCCCGGTCTCGGGGCACTCGCCGAGCACGTACTGACCACGGGCACCGGCCGCTGGTGGGCCGACCACCCCGACCGGCCCCGCGTCCTCGCCGTCACCTGCGCGGACCACGTGCTGATGCGCGGTGACCCCAGCGCGCTCGCTCCGGACGCCCTGGCCCGGTTCGCGAACCGGTACGTCGAGGCGCCGGCACGGTTCTGGCCCGCCCTCGGCGCCGCCTTCGAACGCGTCGTCCCCCGGGAACGGATGCTGTACGTCCACCAGCCCCAGGCTCCGGTGTCCCTCCCCCGTACGCCGCGCGGCGTGACCGTGCGGCGGCTGACGCCCGAGGACGTTCCGGCGCTGGCCGATCTGCATTCCGAGAACGCCTGGATTCACGCCAGTTGGGGTGGACCCGCAGGGCTCGCCGCCTCCGGTCACGCCTGGGCCGCCTTCGCCAAGGGGCGGATCCTCTCCGTCGCCTGCACCTACTTCCTCGGCAGCGCCTACGAGGACATCGGGGTCGTCACCGTGCCCGATCACCGCCGCGGGAGCCCCGCACTGGCCTGCGTCGCCGGGCTGACGGCCGACGTACGGGCACGCGGACGCGCGGCGAGCTGGTGCTGCTCGCGCGACGACCGGCCCAGCAGGCTCCTCGCCTGGACGGCCGGCTTCCGGCTGACCCGCGAATACCTTCACCACGCCACCGGCCGGGCCCTGGCGAGCAGGGCCCGGGCGAACCCGGCCCGCGTGTGAGACGGGCGTCGCCGACGGCTCAGTGGGTGCGCTGCGCGCTCAGGGCGTTCAGCAGGGCGGCCCCGCGTTCGGCGTCGTCCACGCTCACCGCGAACTCGTGCCCCCGCCGGGGGTGGATCACCAGGCACTCGCCGCTGCGGAGCATGACCGTCGTGCCCAACCCACTCAGCCGGTACCCCCAGCCCCCCACCTGGCCGGGGGTACGGCTTTCGGCACGTGCCGATTCGATGTCCTGGGCGGACCAGCGCCGCACCGGCCAGCCGAGCGGACCGAAGGCCACGCTCAAGCCCTTCTCGGTGACACGCGCCTGCACGGAAGCGCAACCGAGAACCGCCATGGAGACCACGGCGAACGGTGCGACGACCGACCACGGCACGTCCACCAGTCCG
Coding sequences within:
- a CDS encoding SDR family NAD(P)-dependent oxidoreductase; this encodes MSASLSGRTVLVTGATSGIGYETARQLAERGATVLLHGRTPEEARAAADRLVATAGADGARLRPLAADFVRLEEVEDLAHAVVREHPRLDTLVNNAAIAAPERHTLTADGNEISFQVNFLAHYLLTNLLEPALTSDPGGRVVNVSSALHRSGAIQWNDPQRVRRYSRLAAYAQSQLALTVFAADPRVTAVSVDPGVCETGLLPVYGHEGAPAAEGAQHVVRLCDPATEIVNGAYYDRSDRVAPAAAATEDRTVKRLTKLADLLVGHTA
- a CDS encoding GNAT family N-acetyltransferase, with protein sequence MIDIAPQQLPVLIRWFPSGSPGLGALAEHVLTTGTGRWWADHPDRPRVLAVTCADHVLMRGDPSALAPDALARFANRYVEAPARFWPALGAAFERVVPRERMLYVHQPQAPVSLPRTPRGVTVRRLTPEDVPALADLHSENAWIHASWGGPAGLAASGHAWAAFAKGRILSVACTYFLGSAYEDIGVVTVPDHRRGSPALACVAGLTADVRARGRAASWCCSRDDRPSRLLAWTAGFRLTREYLHHATGRALASRARANPARV